In the genome of Streptomyces sp. Tu 3180, the window CGACGGCGTGACCTTGAAGATGTGGCCGGAGAAGGAGTCCGTGACGTAGGCGTTGCCGCGGGGGTCCAGGGCGATGTCGTTGGCGAGGTGCAGACCGGGCGCCTCGCCGAGGTCGATGCGCTTGTGCAGCTTCCCGGTCCGCAGGTCGTAGACGGCCAGCCCCGCGTGGCGTCCGCGGGTCTCGGGGGTGGAGCCGACGCTGAGCAGGGCGTCCGGGCCCGCGTAGACGTCGTCGTAGGTGACGAGGAGACGGTTGCGGGGCACGTCGACGCGGATCGCGCCGGTCGCTATCAGCTCGGGGTCGTCGATCAGCGTGCGGGGCGTGCCGTCGGCGCCGACCACGGACACGGTGCCGTAGCGCAGGGAACCGATGAGGAAGGCGGAGCGCGTCGGGTCCCACGTGACGCCCTCGGGGTGGATGGCCGTGCCCGAGCCGCTGATCACGGACGGCAGCGCCGCGTCGGCCGCGGCCGGTCCGGTGCCGTCCGCGCCGGCCGCGACGGGCGCGGCGAGTGCCGTGGAGGGCAGCAGGGCGGTGGAGAGGACGAGGGCGGCGGGCAGGAGCGCCCGGTGCACGCGCCGCAGTCCGTTGATCATGGGAGTGCCTTTCCGGTAGCGGGGTCGATGGGACGGTGTGGGGTGACCCGGGTGAATGGCGTCCGCTTCGCGTCCAGGAATTCCCCGGCGGAGGGCGGGGCGGCGGGAATGCGGGAAATCACCCGGGTGAGGCGGGCCGGGGGCCGGGAGTCAGGATGCGCGGTGCATTTCTCCGGCGAACAGCCGGTCCGCGGCGGCGACCGGGGAACGGACG includes:
- a CDS encoding SMP-30/gluconolactonase/LRE family protein, whose translation is MINGLRRVHRALLPAALVLSTALLPSTALAAPVAAGADGTGPAAADAALPSVISGSGTAIHPEGVTWDPTRSAFLIGSLRYGTVSVVGADGTPRTLIDDPELIATGAIRVDVPRNRLLVTYDDVYAGPDALLSVGSTPETRGRHAGLAVYDLRTGKLHKRIDLGEAPGLHLANDIALDPRGNAYVTDSFSGHIFKVTPSGQKSTFLYDPALDAGADENGLPNVGVNGIVYHPDGYLLVVRYDTGAIFRIPLDRPRDFREVDLEQRIPGADGMALAPDGTLWAATNTIRSTGIDGVFRLRSDDGWRTGRTLSAQASPEAAPTTVAITPSGGYVLSSNLNVLFGSGGSQTRDGFVLRRY